From a single Cyclobacterium marinum DSM 745 genomic region:
- a CDS encoding FG-GAP repeat domain-containing protein has protein sequence MKYFTSILTSAILYLLIIVNVHGQSITFDKPIDVSQGVVSGVSALDVADLNGDALMDVIVLEGGVHAEGRFTLAWFEQTKKGKWIKHDFNIPVKFDDFIGSARCDDMDNDGDMDLVFSNDGHGSGPINVYLLINPGKKKVYNQWEHALISTINGFHANDMRLADMDQNGKKDVIIRHKNPESLKIIFQNRNEDWQTKTIYEGQAGEGLAVGDINRDGMPDITMTGHWFKAPKDPKNDQFIRFDIEVGFKDVNKATKEEVGDINNDGRPDVLLSPAEHFKKYGGENYDLAWYECPPNPEEVTAWKKHVVKSDYNKAHCAKLADMDNDGDLDIISAVAWDDREIRIYINEGGEFQRSILVAKGKGIYSGAIADIDGDGDLDIVGEDKYATDAKPWLFRNLLIK, from the coding sequence ATGAAATATTTCACATCCATACTGACAAGTGCAATTTTGTACCTACTTATAATCGTAAATGTACATGGCCAATCCATTACATTTGACAAACCTATTGATGTAAGTCAGGGTGTTGTATCCGGAGTCAGTGCTTTAGATGTTGCTGATTTGAATGGTGATGCCTTAATGGACGTGATTGTACTTGAAGGAGGTGTCCACGCTGAAGGTCGTTTTACCTTAGCATGGTTTGAGCAAACAAAAAAGGGCAAATGGATAAAACATGATTTTAACATCCCAGTTAAATTTGACGATTTCATTGGTTCTGCACGATGCGACGACATGGACAATGATGGAGACATGGATTTGGTTTTCAGCAACGATGGCCACGGTTCAGGTCCTATCAATGTCTATTTATTAATCAACCCGGGTAAAAAGAAGGTTTACAACCAATGGGAACATGCACTGATTTCAACCATCAATGGCTTCCATGCCAATGACATGCGATTGGCAGACATGGATCAGAATGGGAAAAAAGATGTTATAATACGTCATAAAAATCCGGAATCGTTAAAGATCATCTTTCAGAATAGAAATGAAGATTGGCAAACCAAGACTATCTATGAAGGGCAAGCGGGAGAAGGGTTGGCAGTTGGAGATATTAATAGGGATGGTATGCCTGATATTACCATGACAGGACATTGGTTTAAGGCACCCAAAGACCCAAAAAACGATCAATTTATCAGATTTGATATTGAAGTGGGTTTTAAGGATGTGAATAAGGCTACCAAAGAGGAAGTTGGAGACATAAATAATGATGGCCGTCCGGATGTTTTACTATCTCCTGCCGAACATTTTAAAAAATATGGAGGCGAAAATTATGATCTGGCTTGGTACGAGTGCCCGCCCAATCCGGAAGAAGTAACAGCATGGAAAAAACATGTAGTCAAATCAGATTACAATAAGGCCCATTGCGCCAAACTCGCTGATATGGACAATGATGGAGATTTAGACATCATTTCTGCAGTGGCTTGGGATGACCGAGAAATAAGGATTTATATCAATGAAGGCGGTGAATTTCAAAGATCAATCTTAGTAGCAAAAGGAAAAGGTATTTACTCAGGCGCAATAGCAGATATAGATGGAGATGGTGATTTAGACATTGTTGGGGAAGACAAGTACGCAACAGATGCCAAACCCTGGCTATTCAGAAATCTGCTTATTAAATAA
- a CDS encoding sugar phosphate isomerase/epimerase family protein, whose translation MKRRNFILQATLSTLAFTGLPFAGFTGPGKSKMNRIGLTTVVFRNRFASTKPKNVVLENELTLLSAPEYFVDRFNVHNVEMWTNHFESTSKNYLKEIKKSLHKHHCSLINLQSEGKFDPSDPLEENRLQAVIEVKNWVDIAQVLGCESLRVRSMKKSYAQAVLSLKEITKYAKSKGVRILIENHNDMFSDYQTHISTIKDISMDNIGLLADFGNYSSNMVRFDSLRHIAPFTMLVSAKAKDFSDQMEHNAYDFQKCIRIFEDQGFKGIYSCEQWGKANPSYDYEKITDWMIEHIKESI comes from the coding sequence ATGAAAAGAAGAAATTTCATCCTACAGGCGACACTATCCACCCTTGCCTTCACCGGTCTGCCATTTGCCGGTTTTACAGGGCCCGGTAAAAGTAAAATGAACCGAATTGGATTAACCACTGTGGTATTTCGAAATCGATTTGCTTCAACTAAACCGAAGAATGTGGTGTTGGAAAATGAACTCACTTTATTGTCCGCTCCTGAATATTTCGTAGATCGATTTAATGTACATAACGTTGAAATGTGGACCAATCATTTTGAATCTACCAGCAAAAATTATTTAAAGGAAATTAAAAAGAGCCTGCATAAACACCATTGCTCCTTAATCAATTTGCAATCTGAAGGGAAATTCGACCCCTCAGATCCTTTGGAAGAAAATAGATTACAAGCAGTAATAGAAGTTAAAAACTGGGTTGATATTGCCCAAGTCCTTGGGTGCGAGTCGTTACGTGTAAGATCAATGAAAAAGTCCTATGCTCAGGCAGTACTGTCTCTCAAAGAGATTACAAAATATGCCAAGTCAAAGGGGGTTAGGATATTGATTGAGAATCACAACGACATGTTTTCGGATTATCAGACACATATCAGCACAATAAAAGACATCTCTATGGACAATATTGGACTGCTTGCTGATTTCGGAAACTACTCCTCTAATATGGTTAGGTTTGACTCATTGCGTCACATCGCTCCATTCACCATGTTAGTTTCTGCAAAGGCTAAAGATTTTTCGGATCAAATGGAACACAATGCATACGACTTCCAAAAGTGCATCCGAATTTTTGAGGACCAAGGTTTCAAAGGCATCTATTCGTGTGAACAATGGGGTAAAGCCAATCCCAGTTATGATTATGAAAAAATTACCGATTGGATGATTGAGCACATAAAAGAAAGCATCTAA
- a CDS encoding adenosine kinase — MKKYDVTGIGNALVDIEFEVSDTFLDKYGIEKGLMTLVDEDRQGELMAAINTKTSKLQCGGSAANSIIAVSQFGGKSYYCCKVANDELGKFFTDDLREAGVNHNLDPFKLEEGITGKCLVMVTADAERTMNTFLGITEKFSTSQLNEEAIKASKYLYIEGYLITSPNAKEAMMAAKKIAEENEVKVAITFSDPAMVKYFGEGFKEVIGSGVDMLFANEEEAMLYTGKDNVADAAEALKKIAKHFVITQGKNGALIFDGDTYIDIAPYPTVAVDSNGAGDMFAGAFMYGITNGHSYASSGKLASMASSKVVSQFGPRLTWEEAKAVLNRLQP; from the coding sequence ATGAAAAAGTATGATGTTACCGGCATAGGAAATGCCTTGGTAGATATTGAGTTTGAAGTTAGTGATACCTTTCTTGATAAATACGGGATTGAAAAGGGACTAATGACCTTGGTAGATGAAGATCGGCAAGGAGAATTGATGGCTGCCATCAATACCAAGACTTCAAAATTGCAGTGTGGAGGTTCGGCAGCCAATTCAATCATTGCCGTTAGTCAATTTGGAGGTAAATCCTATTATTGCTGTAAAGTAGCCAATGATGAATTGGGGAAATTTTTTACCGATGACTTAAGAGAAGCCGGTGTCAATCATAACTTAGATCCATTTAAGCTGGAAGAGGGGATTACCGGAAAGTGTTTGGTTATGGTTACTGCGGATGCTGAACGTACCATGAACACTTTTCTCGGTATTACAGAGAAATTCTCTACCTCCCAATTAAATGAGGAGGCAATTAAAGCTTCAAAGTACCTGTACATCGAGGGATACCTTATCACTTCCCCCAATGCCAAGGAGGCCATGATGGCAGCCAAGAAGATTGCTGAAGAAAATGAGGTGAAAGTAGCCATTACCTTTTCTGATCCGGCCATGGTTAAATATTTTGGGGAAGGCTTTAAAGAAGTAATAGGTTCAGGTGTGGACATGTTATTTGCCAATGAGGAAGAAGCAATGCTCTATACAGGAAAGGACAACGTGGCGGATGCAGCTGAAGCCTTGAAAAAAATCGCAAAGCATTTTGTGATTACTCAAGGTAAGAATGGGGCATTGATTTTTGACGGAGATACTTATATAGATATTGCTCCCTATCCGACGGTGGCAGTAGACAGTAACGGGGCCGGAGATATGTTTGCAGGGGCTTTTATGTATGGTATCACCAACGGACATTCCTATGCATCTAGTGGGAAGTTGGCCAGCATGGCTTCATCTAAAGTAGTCAGTCAATTTGGGCCTAGGCTTACTTGGGAAGAAGCCAAGGCTGTTCTGAATAGACTTCAGCCTTAA
- a CDS encoding transmembrane 220 family protein, which translates to MSKFWKYFFGTFSILFLLFGYWQINDPDPQWWVPIYLIASATAGFAFFGKFNINLLVILTFSYLIGAIFFWPDNIFGWIGQELEQKDLSMKTQAMEINREFFGLLICAIFFALEAIKGRSIKLRE; encoded by the coding sequence ATGAGTAAATTCTGGAAGTATTTCTTTGGGACCTTTTCTATACTTTTTTTGCTATTCGGGTATTGGCAGATTAATGATCCTGACCCTCAGTGGTGGGTTCCTATTTACCTTATTGCTTCTGCTACAGCAGGATTTGCTTTTTTTGGAAAGTTCAATATAAACTTATTGGTAATTCTTACCTTTAGTTACCTGATTGGAGCAATCTTTTTTTGGCCGGACAATATTTTTGGCTGGATAGGGCAAGAGTTAGAACAAAAAGACCTTTCAATGAAAACGCAGGCCATGGAAATTAATAGGGAGTTTTTTGGCTTGCTAATCTGTGCAATATTCTTTGCCTTGGAAGCAATCAAAGGGAGAAGCATTAAGCTTCGGGAATAG
- a CDS encoding alkaline phosphatase family protein, translating into MKKTVVLNVVALSQRVIGEHTPFLKQWSDKRKKAAISPVLPAVTCSSQSAYLTGKWPKDNGIVGNGWYFKDECEIKFWRQSNHLVQSPKVWDDLKAKNPDFTCANMFWWYNMYSSVDFAVTPRPLYPSDGRKLPDIHSQPMELRDRLQKELGQFPLFSFWGPNANITSSQWIADASLKVDEWYDPTLTLIYLPHLDYALQKFGIDFEKISTSLNEIDALCEQVITYYERKGAEVLLLSEYGITSVNQPVHINRALRKAGYIQVKDELGLETLDAGTSGAFAVADHQLAHVYVNKPEELAKVKKLLSALPGVEKVLDKQEQEAYRLNHDRSGDLVAVADKDSWFTYYYWLDDKVAPDYARTVDIHRKPGYDPVEMFANPDIKFLKGKLGWTLLKKKLGFRYLMDVIPLKAELVKGSHGRIPEDKADWPVLIGGKQAVENEDVAPTDVYSVIYGIVNRK; encoded by the coding sequence ATGAAAAAAACGGTTGTTCTGAATGTAGTTGCACTTTCACAAAGGGTAATAGGAGAGCATACTCCATTTTTAAAACAATGGAGTGATAAACGAAAAAAAGCAGCAATAAGCCCCGTGTTGCCGGCAGTTACCTGCTCTTCGCAGTCCGCATACCTAACCGGTAAGTGGCCAAAGGACAATGGAATAGTGGGCAATGGCTGGTATTTTAAGGATGAGTGCGAAATAAAATTTTGGCGACAATCCAATCATTTGGTACAATCCCCCAAAGTATGGGATGATTTAAAGGCCAAAAACCCGGACTTTACCTGCGCCAACATGTTTTGGTGGTACAATATGTATTCCTCTGTAGACTTTGCTGTTACACCACGGCCTTTGTACCCTTCAGATGGAAGAAAATTACCGGACATTCATAGTCAACCAATGGAGCTAAGGGACCGACTGCAAAAAGAATTGGGACAATTTCCTTTGTTTTCATTTTGGGGACCCAATGCCAATATCACTTCTAGCCAATGGATAGCAGATGCTTCCCTGAAAGTAGATGAATGGTATGACCCAACCTTGACATTGATTTACTTACCTCACCTGGATTACGCCCTACAGAAATTTGGAATTGACTTTGAAAAGATTAGTACCAGTTTGAATGAAATTGATGCGCTTTGTGAACAGGTCATCACCTATTATGAGAGAAAAGGGGCTGAAGTACTTCTATTGTCTGAATATGGCATTACTTCTGTAAACCAACCTGTGCATATCAATAGGGCTTTGAGAAAAGCCGGTTATATTCAAGTGAAAGACGAGTTGGGCCTTGAGACATTGGATGCTGGAACTAGTGGTGCTTTTGCTGTGGCAGATCACCAGTTAGCGCATGTTTATGTGAATAAGCCGGAGGAATTAGCTAAAGTAAAAAAACTACTGTCTGCCCTTCCTGGTGTAGAAAAAGTTCTTGATAAGCAAGAACAGGAGGCTTACCGACTGAACCATGATCGATCAGGTGATTTGGTAGCAGTAGCCGATAAAGATTCTTGGTTTACTTATTATTATTGGCTAGATGATAAAGTTGCTCCTGATTATGCAAGAACTGTGGACATCCACCGCAAGCCGGGTTACGATCCGGTAGAAATGTTTGCCAATCCTGACATTAAATTTCTTAAAGGGAAATTGGGTTGGACCCTTTTAAAAAAGAAGTTGGGCTTCAGGTACTTGATGGATGTAATTCCTTTAAAAGCGGAATTAGTCAAAGGATCCCATGGGAGAATACCTGAAGATAAAGCAGACTGGCCTGTTTTGATTGGTGGGAAACAAGCCGTGGAGAATGAGGATGTAGCTCCTACAGATGTCTATTCTGTGATCTATGGGATTGTAAACAGAAAGTGA
- the eboE gene encoding metabolite traffic protein EboE translates to MQVSDFHLTYCTNIHPGESWEATFKNLKEYIPKIKGELSVEKAFAIGLRLSDEASRDLIKPEKLAEFKSWLSANDCYVFTFNGFPFGGFHRQVVKDEVHLPDWSTEARKAYTLRLFTILAEIMPTAMDAGISTSPLSYKYWHKSSEALDKLMEQSCVHIMEVVEYLYQLKLDKNLDLHLDIEPEPDGVIEESKGLIQFFKDWLVPKGVPILSKKFGLSAEEAEAAIKNHVQVCYDVCHFAVGYEDHEEVLNAFEKEGIKIGKFQLSAALKANIPTEINQRRAVEKALLPFVESTYLHQVIGRMEDSTLHAYPDLPDALMDLASTKELEWRIHFHVPLFLATYGDVHSTQEDIVSVLKLNGERKLTSHLEVETYTWEVLPEDIHLSLDQSIARELNWVKNNIK, encoded by the coding sequence ATGCAAGTATCCGATTTCCATTTGACCTATTGCACCAATATTCATCCCGGGGAAAGTTGGGAGGCTACCTTTAAAAACCTAAAAGAATACATTCCCAAAATTAAAGGGGAATTGTCAGTAGAAAAGGCCTTTGCCATAGGTTTAAGGCTCTCTGATGAGGCAAGTAGGGACTTGATAAAGCCGGAAAAGTTGGCCGAATTCAAATCTTGGCTTAGTGCCAATGATTGTTATGTGTTCACTTTCAATGGTTTTCCTTTTGGAGGATTTCATAGACAAGTGGTGAAAGATGAGGTGCACCTTCCGGACTGGAGTACTGAAGCAAGGAAGGCTTATACCTTAAGGCTCTTCACCATTTTGGCAGAAATAATGCCCACAGCTATGGATGCCGGTATTTCTACTTCTCCTTTGAGTTATAAATATTGGCACAAATCCTCAGAGGCTTTGGACAAGCTTATGGAGCAATCTTGTGTCCATATCATGGAGGTAGTGGAATACCTTTATCAATTGAAATTGGATAAAAACTTAGACCTTCACTTGGATATAGAGCCTGAACCGGACGGAGTGATTGAAGAGTCTAAAGGCTTGATTCAATTTTTTAAGGACTGGCTTGTACCAAAAGGAGTTCCCATCCTTTCGAAGAAATTTGGACTTTCAGCCGAGGAGGCTGAAGCAGCCATTAAAAATCATGTGCAGGTGTGCTATGATGTATGTCACTTTGCAGTAGGCTACGAAGATCATGAAGAAGTCTTGAATGCTTTTGAAAAAGAGGGGATTAAGATTGGTAAATTCCAGTTAAGCGCGGCTTTAAAAGCCAATATTCCTACTGAAATTAACCAAAGACGGGCCGTTGAGAAGGCCCTATTGCCATTTGTAGAATCCACCTACCTACATCAGGTGATAGGTAGAATGGAAGACAGTACTTTACATGCTTACCCCGACCTACCGGATGCCCTTATGGATTTGGCCAGCACCAAAGAACTAGAGTGGCGAATTCATTTTCATGTGCCTTTATTTCTAGCTACTTATGGAGACGTGCATTCTACACAAGAGGATATAGTAAGCGTCTTGAAATTGAATGGTGAAAGGAAACTTACCAGTCACCTGGAGGTGGAAACCTATACGTGGGAAGTTTTGCCTGAAGATATCCATTTGTCATTGGATCAGTCCATTGCTAGGGAATTAAATTGGGTAAAAAATAATATCAAATGA
- a CDS encoding 3-dehydroquinate synthase produces the protein MKKVAHQSIEQVFSVPYNYQVFFTKALFSIDNNLFADLVSGEKISKVYFVLDEGVVLTNPNLIDSIHQYSEKNSDVYTLCAAPLVIPGGELVKNDQNYFQKVLKATDEYGIDRHSYIVGLGGGALLDMVGFAATIAHRGIRHIRIPTTVLSQNDSGVGVKNGINAFGKKNYLGAFCPPYAVINDSDFLQTLEQRDWRSGISEALKVALIKDASFFLWIEEKVEELLDRGSPAMQELIYRCAQMHLDHIASGDPFETGSSRPLDFGHWAAHKLEHLTDYKVRHGEAVAIGIALDTTYSYLAGKLSENELNRVLNVIAHLGFDLYQPELSGEVLLKGLEEFREHLGGELTIMLLDKIGHGVEVHEMDNDLIINAIGKLKALQLESPKA, from the coding sequence ATGAAAAAAGTGGCACATCAATCTATAGAACAAGTTTTTAGTGTTCCTTACAATTACCAAGTGTTTTTTACCAAAGCATTGTTTTCAATTGATAACAATCTTTTTGCTGACTTGGTAAGTGGAGAGAAAATCTCTAAGGTTTATTTTGTCCTGGATGAAGGTGTAGTACTTACCAACCCTAATCTTATTGACTCCATTCATCAATATTCAGAGAAAAACAGTGATGTTTATACGCTTTGTGCAGCTCCACTAGTGATTCCCGGTGGAGAACTGGTAAAGAATGACCAAAACTATTTTCAGAAGGTGCTTAAGGCCACGGACGAATACGGAATAGACAGACATTCTTATATCGTTGGTTTAGGTGGAGGAGCCCTATTGGATATGGTGGGCTTTGCAGCCACTATTGCTCACCGAGGGATAAGACATATTCGTATTCCAACCACTGTTCTTTCTCAAAACGATTCCGGAGTAGGAGTTAAAAATGGCATAAACGCTTTTGGAAAAAAGAATTATTTGGGTGCATTTTGCCCTCCCTATGCGGTGATCAACGACAGTGATTTTTTGCAAACCCTGGAGCAAAGAGACTGGAGATCCGGAATATCAGAAGCCTTAAAGGTTGCCTTGATCAAAGACGCTTCCTTTTTCCTTTGGATTGAGGAAAAGGTTGAGGAACTTCTGGATAGAGGCAGTCCTGCCATGCAAGAATTAATCTACCGTTGTGCACAAATGCATTTGGACCACATTGCCTCTGGAGATCCATTTGAAACCGGGTCCTCAAGACCGTTGGATTTTGGGCATTGGGCTGCGCATAAGTTAGAGCACCTGACAGATTATAAAGTAAGGCATGGAGAGGCTGTAGCGATAGGTATTGCCTTAGATACCACCTACTCCTATCTAGCCGGGAAGCTCTCTGAAAATGAATTAAACCGGGTCTTGAATGTTATTGCCCATCTTGGATTTGACCTTTATCAACCGGAACTTTCTGGAGAGGTTTTGTTGAAAGGCCTGGAAGAGTTTAGAGAACATCTGGGGGGAGAACTTACCATTATGCTTCTTGATAAGATTGGCCATGGTGTAGAAGTACACGAAATGGATAATGATTTGATAATTAATGCCATCGGTAAACTTAAAGCCTTACAACTTGAATCTCCAAAAGCCTAA
- the eboC gene encoding UbiA-like protein EboC (EboC, a homolog the polyprenyltransferase UbiA, belongs to system of proteins involved in the trafficking of precursor metabolites to an extracytoplasmic compartment so that the biosynthesis of certain natural products, such as scytonemin, can be completed.) codes for MSSIIAHIKLTRPANIVTAIADILAGAAISGAVYLLLQDADQDIIKSIAWLVLSTIGLYGGGVAFNDVFDAELDSVERPERPIPSGQASVKSAGMMAFLLLLVGVFAAWQVSAFSAGIALSVALLAVLYDAWGKHQNVFGPINMGLCRAGNLLLGMSLMDGAVQNYWYIGLIPLLYVAAITMVSRGEVHGQNILALKSGLVIYAVIVGFIFLLAYSNIENWWESLPFLALLSYFIFPPLVKALKYKEPSLIGKSVKAAVLALIIVNAAIAVAFAGWIVGLVILLLLPLSLQLAKGFAVT; via the coding sequence ATGTCATCTATCATAGCACACATTAAGCTTACCCGACCGGCCAATATTGTTACTGCAATAGCGGATATATTGGCGGGTGCAGCCATTTCCGGTGCGGTTTACCTCTTGCTACAGGACGCAGATCAAGATATAATCAAATCTATTGCTTGGTTGGTCTTGTCCACCATAGGTCTATACGGTGGGGGTGTAGCTTTTAATGATGTCTTTGATGCAGAATTGGACAGCGTAGAAAGACCTGAACGCCCCATTCCAAGTGGTCAAGCCTCAGTCAAAAGTGCAGGGATGATGGCCTTTCTTTTACTTTTGGTTGGCGTATTCGCAGCTTGGCAAGTTAGTGCTTTTTCTGCCGGTATTGCTTTAAGTGTGGCTTTACTCGCTGTGCTTTATGATGCCTGGGGAAAACATCAGAATGTGTTTGGGCCCATAAATATGGGTCTTTGTAGGGCTGGGAATTTGCTCTTGGGTATGAGTTTGATGGATGGGGCTGTGCAAAACTATTGGTACATTGGTCTCATTCCTCTACTTTACGTGGCAGCCATTACAATGGTAAGTCGCGGAGAAGTTCATGGTCAGAATATCTTGGCCTTAAAATCAGGATTGGTGATTTATGCAGTCATTGTTGGTTTTATATTTCTATTGGCCTATAGCAATATTGAAAATTGGTGGGAAAGCTTGCCTTTCTTGGCTTTGCTAAGTTACTTTATATTTCCCCCACTCGTTAAAGCTTTGAAGTACAAAGAGCCCTCATTGATCGGCAAATCTGTTAAGGCCGCCGTGTTGGCTTTGATTATTGTGAATGCTGCCATAGCCGTTGCCTTTGCCGGCTGGATTGTCGGTTTGGTGATTTTACTTTTATTACCTTTATCTTTGCAATTGGCAAAAGGGTTTGCAGTAACCTAG
- a CDS encoding TatD family hydrolase: protein MMYIDPHIHVTSRTTDDYEAMQKAGIVAIIEPAFWLGQARTKVGSFQDYFSSLVGWERFRAKQFGIVHYCTIGLNSREANNVALAEEVMELLPLYVSKEGVVAIGEIGYDDQTEAEDRFYRLQLELAKEVDLPVMIHTPHRDKKKGTLRSMDVSEEHGLAPNMVIVDHNNEETVKDVLDRGYWAAFTIYPHTKMGSERMVEIVRQYGPERIIVDSAADWGISDPLAVPKTAALMREKGIPEEHIKMTCYGNALKAYGQSGQMDEKDWLEKEPIDQTKKMGGNTVLRGGQNPRVDSDSSNIIEN, encoded by the coding sequence ATGATGTACATAGATCCACACATACATGTCACTTCCAGAACTACGGATGATTACGAAGCCATGCAAAAAGCCGGCATCGTAGCCATAATTGAACCGGCATTCTGGCTGGGACAAGCAAGAACCAAAGTTGGAAGTTTTCAAGATTACTTTAGCAGCTTGGTTGGTTGGGAACGTTTCAGGGCTAAACAATTTGGGATTGTGCATTATTGCACCATCGGACTCAATTCCCGTGAAGCCAATAATGTAGCCTTGGCCGAAGAGGTTATGGAATTGCTACCACTTTATGTAAGTAAAGAAGGTGTAGTGGCAATTGGTGAGATTGGGTATGATGACCAAACTGAGGCAGAGGATAGATTTTATCGGCTGCAACTTGAATTGGCAAAGGAAGTAGACTTGCCAGTTATGATCCACACACCTCATAGAGATAAAAAGAAGGGAACCCTAAGAAGCATGGACGTGAGTGAAGAGCATGGGCTTGCTCCCAATATGGTGATTGTAGATCATAACAATGAAGAAACTGTAAAAGATGTTCTTGATAGAGGTTATTGGGCGGCATTCACCATTTACCCTCATACCAAAATGGGAAGTGAGCGAATGGTGGAAATAGTCCGTCAGTATGGTCCTGAGCGAATTATTGTTGACAGTGCGGCTGATTGGGGAATCAGTGACCCCTTGGCTGTGCCAAAAACAGCTGCTTTGATGCGTGAAAAAGGTATTCCGGAAGAGCATATCAAAATGACTTGCTACGGTAATGCTTTGAAAGCTTATGGACAAAGTGGGCAAATGGATGAGAAAGATTGGTTAGAAAAAGAGCCAATAGACCAAACAAAAAAAATGGGCGGCAATACTGTGCTAAGAGGGGGACAAAACCCTCGTGTAGACAGTGATTCCTCAAATATTATAGAGAATTAA
- a CDS encoding EboA domain-containing protein, giving the protein MKSISSTIEFLKHCLAATASAESMDWLELQVAKIKADNGSMKLFLSFSQASRHFSKHPMDLAIDTLQRAEAIRSGFSMKNWTGLQTARVILVLEAFSENTEKWFGDMEKLFESADIHEQEALYAALPIYPFQERFTKRAAEGLRSNMTSVFDAIALDNPYPADYLSEQAWNQMVLKAIFMQRPLYRIVGVDQRQNINLATTLVDYIHERWSAGRNVIPELWRFLSPFIDKEIIGLLEKVGEKGDRLEKFAAALACHESDNLAAKGLLDKHPEIKEKIENGEISWEKIGEDFEALN; this is encoded by the coding sequence ATGAAAAGTATTTCATCCACCATAGAATTTTTAAAGCATTGTCTAGCAGCTACTGCTAGTGCTGAAAGCATGGATTGGTTGGAACTTCAGGTAGCTAAGATTAAAGCGGACAATGGGTCCATGAAATTGTTTTTGTCCTTTAGCCAAGCTTCCCGTCATTTTTCCAAGCATCCCATGGATTTAGCCATTGATACTTTACAAAGGGCAGAAGCAATCAGAAGTGGTTTCTCCATGAAAAACTGGACCGGTTTGCAAACGGCTAGGGTGATATTGGTTTTGGAGGCCTTTTCAGAAAACACTGAAAAGTGGTTTGGAGACATGGAGAAACTTTTTGAATCTGCAGATATTCATGAACAAGAGGCACTTTATGCGGCCTTGCCAATTTACCCTTTTCAAGAAAGGTTTACCAAGCGCGCAGCTGAAGGATTGAGAAGCAATATGACTTCCGTTTTTGACGCCATAGCCTTAGATAATCCCTATCCGGCAGACTATTTAAGTGAGCAAGCATGGAACCAGATGGTTTTAAAAGCCATTTTTATGCAGCGTCCCCTTTATAGGATTGTAGGAGTAGATCAACGGCAGAACATCAATTTGGCAACTACTTTGGTTGATTATATTCATGAACGTTGGTCTGCAGGAAGAAATGTAATTCCTGAATTGTGGCGTTTCCTAAGCCCATTTATTGATAAAGAAATCATTGGCCTTTTGGAAAAGGTAGGAGAAAAGGGAGACAGACTGGAGAAGTTTGCAGCAGCCCTAGCCTGCCATGAAAGTGACAATCTAGCTGCCAAAGGGCTATTGGACAAGCATCCGGAAATTAAAGAAAAGATTGAGAATGGAGAAATCAGTTGGGAGAAAATTGGTGAAGATTTTGAGGCTCTTAACTAA